The Epinephelus lanceolatus isolate andai-2023 chromosome 11, ASM4190304v1, whole genome shotgun sequence genome window below encodes:
- the LOC117261770 gene encoding uncharacterized protein LOC117261770: MRVVVGLLLLLLALCGSGAQGEGGGLGQVGEISEFEETAPRDAAEESSKQTTEQTTPDIWAEVRALRDMVVELKVELRNTEARVKDSESQVNDLKAELMVTKVHVELLQRENSDLQTRLSSSERELLLSKSRIDQLERENAERPKVAFYAALTDAGHVGPYNTDITLKYSKVFTNIGNAYNPATGFFTAPVKGVYYLQFSVCSNLTGKMGVQLYKNNQRIMYNDERKEEVGLEYLTKSVVLELMTGDEIHLVLPSDYSLYDDSNNHNTFSGSLLFTL, encoded by the exons ATGAGGGTTGTTGTTggtttgctgttgttgctgctggctCTGTGTGGGTCAGGGGCTCAGGGGGAAGGTGGAGGCCTCGGACAGGTGGGTGAGATCAGTGAGTTTGAGGAGACAGCTCCAAGAGATGCAGCTGAGGAATCAAGCAAGCAGACCACAGAGCAAACCACCCCTGACATCTGGGCGGAGGTGAGGGCACTGAGAGACATGGTGGTGGAGCTCAAGGTGGAGCTGAGGAACACGGAGGCCAGAGTGAAGGACAGTGAGAGCCAGGTGAATGACCTGAAAGCTGAGCTGATGGTCACCAAGGTGCAcgtggagctgctgcagagagagaaCTCTG ACTTACAGACCAGACTGAGCAGCAGTGAGAGAGAACTTCTCCTCAGCAAGTCCAGGATTGACCAGCTGGAGAGAGAAAATGCAG AGAGACCAAAGGTGGCCTTTTACGCAGCTCTGACTGATGCAGGACATGTTGGACCatacaacacagacatcacacTGAAATACAGCAAAGTCTTCACCAACATTGGCAATGCTTACAATCCAGCTACAG GTTTCTTCACAGCACCAGTCAAAGGGGTCTACTATCTCCAGTTCTCTGTGTGTAGTAACCTCACAGGTAAAATGGGTGTACAACTATACAAGAACAACCAGCGGATCATGTATAATGATGAGCGGAAGGAAGAAGTGGGTCTTGAGTATTTGACGAAGTCTGTTGTCTTGGAGCTGATGACAGGAGATGAAATTCATCTGGTTCTCCCATCAGATTATTCTCTCTATGATGATTCAAATAACCACAACACCTTCAGTGGCTCTCTTCTCTTCACACTGTAA